One stretch of Caloenas nicobarica isolate bCalNic1 chromosome 2, bCalNic1.hap1, whole genome shotgun sequence DNA includes these proteins:
- the LOC135986112 gene encoding RING finger protein 151-like — MGYDIERFVGYVNEGLLCSICRDVLEDPLQAPCEHAFCTACIHGWLVHHSNCPEDRQMIDVSLLRPLYRYMKNDLNRLQLHCKNREYGCEMICSLESIDRHERECEYSQIRCSNAGCTVQIERRNLDGHLAVCEYRSRECPNGCGYTILSAEDTQHNCVAELRTELELLRSEMICRVEEAKHEMESRLDSQRRHMVQKESILQNEIEELKSQMSRMMSDVRSLMAAERQHRQELEQAELEKRELMELLRGLQKDCRLTTTEGSRKSTNFRPLTRLESVKRKPREVTVI, encoded by the exons ATGGGTTATGATATTGAGCGTTTCGTTGGCTACGTCAATGAAGGGCTATTATGCTCCATCTGCCGTGATGTGTTAGAAGATCCATTACAGGCTCCTTGTGAACACGCTTTCTGTACTGCTTGTATACATGGATGGCTGGTTCATCACAGCAACTGCCCTGAAGACAGACAAATGATTGATGTATCTTTGCTACGACCTCTCTACAG GTATATGAAAAATGATTTAAACCGTCTTCAGCTACATTGCAAAAACAGAGAGTATGGCTGTGAAATGATTTGTTCTCTGGAGTCTATAGACAGGCACGAAAGGGAGTGTGAATACAGTCAGATACGTTGCTCCAATGCTG GTTGCACAGTTCAGATCGAACGACGTAACTTAGATGGTCACCTGGCAGTGTGTGAATATCGGAGCCGTGAATGCCCCAATGGTTGTGGTTACACCATTCTCAGTGCAGAAGACACACAGCATAATTGTGTGGCAGAGCTGAGAACAGAGCTAGAACTACTTCG GTCAGAAATGATCTGCAGAGTGGAGGAGGCAAAACATGAGATGGAGTCAAGGTTAGATTCACAGAGAAGGCATATGGTCCAAAAAGAAAGTattctgcaaaatgaaattgaGGAACTAAAG AGTCAGATGTCACGAATGATGTCAGATGTACGCTCTCTGAtggctgcagagagacagcatcgccaggagctggagcaggcagagctggaaaaacgGGAGTTAATGGAGCTGCTGAGGGGGCTGCAGAAGGACTGTCGATTAACTACTACAGAAGGAAGCAGGAAGTCAACAAATTTCCGCCCTCTGACACGATTAGAGAGCGTCAAACGAAAACCTCGGGAAGTTACAGTTATCTAA